A single genomic interval of Treponema sp. J25 harbors:
- a CDS encoding SDR family NAD(P)-dependent oxidoreductase, protein MKNIPTSTQGIAIVTGASSGIGAAFARHLAAAAAEVEHFKGLPLFDELWLVARRQDRLTSLAEELQNTYSEPKSQADRKLLIRTFPLDLVQAGSIDTLANRCRETGKPLRLLINNAGYGSYGPFAEISLEKQLGEIDLNCRALTESCGKFFPFLQEGSLVINVASLAAFAPLGDFAVYAATKAYVFSLSVALATEWESRGIRVHALCPGPVQSEFALVASDGVRQEVAGGYSAEKTTYRCLKAAAKGKVYSIPRWNWRIQRLASILVGPLASARFARQFLKRPYKQGE, encoded by the coding sequence ATGAAGAACATACCCACATCAACCCAAGGCATAGCCATTGTAACCGGAGCATCGAGCGGCATTGGGGCTGCCTTTGCCCGGCACCTGGCGGCGGCCGCAGCAGAGGTAGAACACTTTAAAGGGTTGCCCCTTTTTGATGAACTATGGCTCGTGGCCCGGCGGCAGGATCGGCTCACTAGTCTGGCAGAGGAATTGCAAAACACCTACAGCGAACCCAAATCACAGGCAGATCGGAAGCTTCTTATCCGTACCTTCCCCCTAGATTTGGTTCAAGCAGGCTCTATCGATACGCTGGCAAACCGGTGCCGGGAAACGGGGAAACCGCTGCGGCTTTTAATTAACAATGCGGGCTATGGCAGCTATGGCCCCTTTGCAGAGATATCCCTGGAAAAACAGCTTGGCGAAATCGACCTGAATTGTCGGGCCCTTACCGAATCGTGCGGGAAATTCTTTCCTTTTCTCCAGGAGGGAAGCCTTGTCATCAATGTGGCAAGCCTTGCTGCCTTTGCCCCCCTGGGGGACTTTGCGGTTTATGCGGCTACCAAGGCCTATGTATTTTCCCTGTCCGTGGCCCTGGCCACCGAATGGGAGTCCCGGGGTATTCGGGTGCACGCCCTCTGTCCCGGTCCGGTTCAAAGCGAATTCGCCCTGGTTGCCAGCGACGGTGTTCGCCAGGAGGTGGCAGGGGGCTATAGCGCCGAAAAAACTACCTATCGGTGCCTAAAAGCCGCAGCTAAAGGGAAGGTCTACAGCATCCCCCGCTGGAACTGGAGGATTCAGCGCCTGGCAAGCATTCTCGTAGGCCCCCTGGCAAGCGCCCGTTTTGCCCGGCAATTCTTAAAACGGCCCTACAAGCAGGGAGAATAA
- the feoB gene encoding ferrous iron transport protein B: MKQNIRVALAGNPNSGKTTLFNALTGSHHKVGNYPGVTVEKKEGSRLYKETTFHFVDLPGIYSLTAYSIDEVVARDFLLHERPDVVVDVMDSTNLERHLYLCLQFQELGIPVVGALNMTDEAEEKGIKINKAFLEKVLGIPMVQTVGPRGKGMEELLELILHVYQHQDLPKKYIVYGSEIEQRLEPLQHLIESDATFAKTYPSRWLAVKLLEKDSRAFEVVKEHPKAQEILSFLQESVVWLEKHYGKDLEIVISEQRYGYIHGAIKEAVAIQKKNDFSLTEAIDRIVMHPLLSLPIFVGVLWAIFQLTFTLGEYPMAWLETFFTWLSEVVHGALPNGLLQSLVVDGIIGGVGGVLSFVPLIVILFFFLSLLEDIGYMSRAAFATDKFLHFFGLHGQSIFPMMLGFGCSVPAIMAARTLKSPRDRILTVLVIPFISCGAKLPVHVLLAAAFFPENPAAMVMLVYAIGVVLSLVAAWVLNHTVLKGDPTPFVMELPPYRLPTLRGILWHVWDKTWQYAKKAGTVILAASILIWALLKFPSYEMSPMEQEHLQADYLSLHAEASEEELAAYISAREAEAALEHSFAGRFGKFIEPVFRPLGFDWKIAVSMVTGFAAKEVVVSTLGILYGVGEEATEESEGLRQALQQDPAWNPLVAFVLMLFVLVIPPCFAAQATIQAELGWKWWAFSVVSLLLFGWLLGFAVYQGGLLLGLGI; this comes from the coding sequence ATGAAGCAAAATATACGGGTAGCCCTGGCGGGGAATCCTAATTCAGGGAAAACAACGCTTTTTAACGCCTTAACCGGATCCCACCATAAGGTGGGAAACTATCCGGGAGTAACGGTAGAAAAAAAAGAAGGAAGCCGGCTGTATAAAGAGACCACCTTTCATTTTGTGGACCTACCGGGTATTTATAGTCTTACGGCCTATTCCATCGATGAAGTGGTTGCTCGGGATTTTCTGCTCCACGAAAGGCCCGATGTGGTAGTCGATGTGATGGATTCCACCAACCTGGAACGACACCTGTACCTGTGTTTACAGTTCCAGGAGTTGGGGATCCCGGTGGTTGGCGCCCTGAACATGACCGATGAGGCTGAAGAAAAGGGAATAAAGATAAATAAGGCTTTTCTTGAAAAGGTCCTGGGTATACCCATGGTGCAAACCGTAGGACCCCGCGGAAAAGGAATGGAGGAACTTTTAGAGCTTATTCTCCATGTCTACCAACACCAGGATCTCCCTAAAAAATACATTGTGTATGGTTCTGAAATAGAACAGCGTTTAGAGCCATTGCAGCATCTTATTGAAAGCGATGCTACCTTCGCTAAAACCTATCCTTCCCGATGGCTCGCGGTAAAACTTTTAGAAAAGGATAGCCGGGCCTTCGAAGTGGTAAAGGAACATCCGAAGGCCCAAGAGATCCTGTCATTTTTGCAGGAAAGTGTGGTATGGCTTGAAAAACATTACGGTAAGGATCTTGAAATAGTTATTTCTGAACAGCGCTATGGCTATATTCATGGGGCGATAAAAGAAGCCGTTGCCATCCAAAAAAAGAACGATTTTTCTCTTACCGAGGCCATCGATCGGATTGTGATGCATCCTCTCTTATCTCTGCCTATCTTTGTGGGGGTTCTCTGGGCGATTTTTCAGCTTACCTTTACCCTGGGGGAATACCCCATGGCATGGCTCGAAACCTTTTTTACGTGGCTTTCTGAGGTAGTCCACGGGGCCCTTCCTAATGGGTTGCTTCAATCCCTCGTGGTGGATGGTATTATCGGCGGCGTTGGCGGGGTGCTTTCCTTTGTTCCTCTTATAGTTATCCTGTTTTTTTTCCTTTCTTTGCTTGAGGATATCGGCTATATGTCCCGGGCTGCCTTTGCGACCGACAAATTCCTTCACTTCTTTGGGCTGCATGGGCAATCTATTTTCCCCATGATGTTGGGATTCGGTTGTTCCGTACCTGCGATTATGGCCGCTCGAACCCTTAAAAGTCCCCGGGATCGGATCCTTACGGTGCTGGTAATACCCTTTATTAGTTGTGGGGCCAAGCTCCCCGTCCATGTGCTCCTGGCGGCGGCCTTTTTCCCCGAGAATCCGGCGGCCATGGTGATGCTCGTCTATGCTATTGGGGTGGTCCTTTCGTTGGTGGCGGCTTGGGTGTTAAACCATACCGTACTAAAGGGGGACCCTACTCCCTTTGTTATGGAATTGCCTCCCTATCGGCTCCCCACTCTTCGGGGCATCCTCTGGCATGTGTGGGATAAAACCTGGCAGTACGCTAAGAAGGCGGGGACCGTCATCCTTGCGGCTTCTATTTTGATCTGGGCGCTCCTCAAATTCCCTTCCTACGAAATGTCTCCGATGGAGCAGGAACATCTTCAGGCTGACTATCTTTCTCTCCATGCAGAGGCCTCGGAAGAAGAACTGGCCGCATACATTTCGGCCCGAGAGGCTGAGGCTGCCCTGGAACATAGTTTTGCCGGTCGGTTTGGTAAGTTCATCGAGCCGGTTTTTAGACCCTTAGGGTTCGATTGGAAAATAGCGGTCTCTATGGTAACCGGCTTTGCTGCCAAGGAGGTGGTGGTTTCTACCCTTGGAATCCTCTATGGGGTAGGGGAAGAAGCAACTGAAGAATCGGAAGGGCTCCGACAGGCCCTGCAACAGGACCCTGCCTGGAATCCCTTGGTTGCCTTTGTGCTTATGCTATTTGTGCTGGTTATTCCTCCCTGTTTTGCTGCCCAGGCGACAATTCAGGCCGAATTGGGATGGAAATGGTGGGCCTTCTCGGTGGTAAGCCTCCTGCTGTTTGGCTGGTTGTTAGGATTTGCGGTGTACCAGGGGGGCCTGCTGCTTGGACTGGGAATATGA
- a CDS encoding lytic transglycosylase domain-containing protein has protein sequence MWLRTSFQSSVGLGMLLAFLQACTPSFVLGISKEEVLEQIRAGSLSFIIDQPLEQTSQLRWLGPEIAFYVGLQLQAQKEEERALILFEEALKSASSIIRGEAYEALFSSLWKQKERNTQKLNSLIERFTKEKEYCRPPLCELAAEISFVLGNFVAMEKLIQRIPEESRSDHLKALILLKEIEKISKDKPASSSIAKAPPSLEETFKKYFLATPFSQEHQKTFKFINTTYPTLLPSVIKNVAQARSLVLDRSYGEALLYFKKVMEENKEAILFWPEVLSDLGKAYQYGPALQEGIELFSRWEQEVPNLGIDPLRFRLLFYLGRMYRQKQDFPKSLEFFQRSIAFAESPTQRDAAIWYILDTIVTNQIDNIVLYLDKYISLWYSSSYYQDLLDKICTTLVTRSSWALLHQVFQRAYQFLESPLRARYAYILGRSIEEGFYLPKTPLSFSDIPENYTASRPSTFFFKIAYESDRASFYYRSLAAAHLGAQVELVAATSKEEPNKTDKKTEDLYQFLRGFFEYGATKLVLPFILKYEKDLSLFQLRQLAQLFVQKERWWEVIRLTSRFSSRQDYSPIREDLFLLYPRPYSHLIDTTARSFGVPPELMYGLIRTESAFAADAVSRAGAVGLTQLMPTTALDAASRIARAGGPQFIQNGTVNLPDPETNIYIGTWYFKHLIERTGSPLLALASYNGGITRVRQWRSTTPSMAEDLFLETIPITETRQYARQVLAAAAVYGYLYFGMSMEQVITDIFPVNIKGFSSESGREEE, from the coding sequence ATGTGGCTCCGAACCTCTTTCCAGAGTTCCGTGGGGCTAGGGATGCTTCTCGCATTTTTACAAGCCTGTACACCTTCTTTCGTATTGGGTATCTCCAAAGAAGAGGTCCTTGAGCAAATTCGTGCGGGGTCCCTCAGTTTCATAATAGACCAGCCGCTGGAACAAACCAGTCAGCTGCGCTGGCTAGGACCAGAAATAGCCTTCTACGTGGGACTACAGCTTCAGGCTCAGAAAGAGGAAGAACGGGCCCTTATTCTTTTCGAAGAGGCCTTAAAAAGCGCTTCCTCCATTATTCGGGGAGAGGCCTACGAGGCGCTCTTTTCTTCTCTCTGGAAACAAAAAGAACGAAACACCCAGAAATTAAACTCCCTGATTGAACGGTTCACCAAAGAAAAAGAGTATTGTCGGCCTCCTCTTTGCGAACTCGCAGCGGAGATAAGCTTTGTCTTAGGTAACTTTGTGGCCATGGAAAAACTGATACAAAGAATACCAGAAGAAAGTCGTTCGGATCACCTGAAAGCCCTTATTCTCCTCAAAGAAATAGAGAAAATCTCAAAGGATAAACCAGCATCATCAAGCATAGCAAAGGCCCCTCCCTCTCTGGAGGAGACGTTTAAAAAATACTTTCTGGCGACCCCCTTTAGCCAGGAACACCAGAAAACCTTCAAATTTATTAACACCACCTATCCCACACTTCTCCCCTCGGTTATAAAAAATGTTGCCCAGGCTCGATCGCTCGTGCTTGACCGGTCTTACGGCGAGGCTCTTTTGTACTTTAAAAAGGTCATGGAAGAAAATAAGGAAGCAATTCTTTTCTGGCCAGAGGTTCTTTCGGATCTGGGAAAGGCGTATCAGTATGGACCTGCTCTGCAGGAAGGAATAGAACTTTTTAGTCGATGGGAGCAAGAGGTACCAAATCTCGGCATAGATCCCCTTCGCTTCCGCCTTCTGTTTTATCTTGGCAGAATGTACCGACAAAAGCAAGATTTCCCTAAGAGTCTTGAGTTTTTCCAGCGAAGCATTGCATTTGCAGAAAGCCCTACCCAACGGGATGCGGCAATATGGTACATCCTCGACACGATAGTGACGAATCAAATAGACAATATTGTTTTATATTTAGACAAATACATCTCCCTCTGGTATTCCTCCTCTTATTATCAGGATCTCCTGGATAAAATATGCACCACCCTGGTAACCCGCAGCTCCTGGGCCTTGTTACATCAGGTTTTCCAGCGGGCATATCAATTTCTTGAATCCCCCCTCAGGGCCCGCTATGCCTATATTTTAGGAAGATCGATAGAAGAAGGGTTCTATCTTCCAAAGACCCCCCTTTCTTTTAGCGATATTCCCGAAAACTACACCGCATCCCGGCCATCCACATTTTTCTTCAAGATCGCCTATGAGAGCGATCGGGCCTCTTTTTACTACCGCAGCCTTGCGGCGGCGCATCTGGGAGCCCAGGTAGAGCTGGTAGCTGCTACCTCTAAAGAAGAACCTAACAAAACAGATAAAAAGACCGAGGATCTTTATCAATTCCTGCGGGGATTTTTTGAATATGGGGCAACGAAGCTGGTTTTGCCATTCATCCTAAAATATGAAAAAGATCTTTCCCTTTTCCAGCTTCGTCAGCTTGCCCAGTTATTTGTTCAAAAAGAACGGTGGTGGGAAGTCATCCGACTTACCAGTCGTTTCTCTTCCCGGCAGGACTACAGCCCTATTCGAGAGGACCTCTTTCTCCTGTATCCCCGGCCCTATAGCCACCTCATCGACACAACGGCCCGTTCTTTTGGGGTTCCACCGGAACTCATGTATGGTCTCATCAGAACAGAAAGCGCCTTTGCTGCCGACGCGGTATCCCGGGCAGGGGCGGTAGGTCTTACCCAGTTAATGCCCACTACCGCGCTGGATGCGGCCAGCCGCATTGCCCGGGCGGGGGGGCCCCAATTTATTCAAAATGGGACGGTAAATTTACCCGATCCGGAGACCAACATCTATATTGGCACCTGGTATTTTAAACACCTTATAGAACGGACCGGAAGTCCCCTTTTAGCCCTGGCATCCTACAACGGTGGTATCACCCGGGTGCGACAGTGGCGAAGCACAACCCCATCGATGGCGGAGGATCTTTTTCTGGAAACCATTCCCATAACCGAAACCCGCCAGTACGCACGACAGGTTCTTGCGGCGGCGGCGGTATACGGATATCTTTACTTTGGTATGTCTATGGAACAGGTAATTACCGATATATTTCCTGTGAACATCAAAGGGTTTTCATCAGAATCTGGAAGGGAGGAAGAATAG
- a CDS encoding tetratricopeptide repeat protein yields the protein MIPIIPVLVVIILLSLVVLILIMASQKEETRTKEPKKHKKNRSKEAVIRDATRRLSQNPKDPEALLALGDIYYQDQVWDKALKIYETLVELCATNPDLDEYEINCRYGMSALKLGLQDQAYKGLVIARSLQQNNFEVNYNLGYLEFLRKNYEKAVQLLQQARTQDPEHAPTLRYLGHALFKLHRYREALVFLRKAVDLIPEDKESLYTMGECYYELGQVEQAIKIFTHLRPDPSLGPTASLFAGTIHMNQHQYPKAIMDFEIGLKHENIKIEIQAELKYRLALAYLKQQEIGRALTILKELQNSYQNYKDVPTLIAKYQELNSNKNLQIYLMAPTGDFVTLCRKVVLSFFPKARVKITNIAVNKNEWADILAEVDTPKWADVVMFRFIRNQGVVGELTVRDFHAHLKEVKAGKGYCLSAGTFSDEAKKFVEARLIDLYEKNQLSKILESVDASVSAIPL from the coding sequence ATGATACCAATAATTCCCGTTCTGGTGGTCATCATTCTTCTTTCTTTAGTGGTTCTTATTCTTATCATGGCTTCACAGAAAGAAGAGACCAGAACAAAAGAACCAAAAAAACATAAAAAAAACCGTAGTAAAGAAGCGGTTATTCGGGATGCTACCCGGCGGCTATCTCAAAACCCTAAAGATCCAGAGGCCCTCCTGGCTTTAGGAGACATATATTATCAGGACCAGGTATGGGATAAGGCCCTTAAAATATATGAAACCCTGGTGGAACTCTGTGCAACTAATCCTGATCTGGATGAATACGAGATAAACTGTCGCTATGGCATGAGCGCTCTTAAGCTAGGGCTTCAGGACCAGGCGTATAAGGGACTTGTGATTGCCCGGAGTTTACAACAAAACAACTTTGAAGTTAATTACAATCTGGGGTACCTGGAATTTCTCCGAAAGAACTATGAAAAGGCTGTTCAATTGTTACAGCAGGCCCGTACCCAGGACCCAGAGCATGCTCCCACCCTTCGCTATTTAGGTCATGCCCTCTTTAAACTGCATCGATACCGGGAGGCCCTTGTCTTTTTACGAAAAGCGGTGGATCTGATACCGGAAGATAAGGAATCCCTTTATACCATGGGAGAATGTTACTACGAGTTAGGACAGGTCGAGCAGGCTATTAAAATTTTTACCCACCTTCGACCGGATCCTAGCCTGGGACCTACCGCATCTTTGTTTGCGGGAACCATTCACATGAATCAGCACCAGTATCCTAAGGCAATCATGGATTTTGAAATTGGGCTTAAGCACGAAAACATAAAGATCGAAATCCAGGCGGAACTAAAGTACCGACTTGCCCTGGCGTACCTTAAGCAACAAGAAATTGGACGGGCCCTTACGATTCTTAAGGAATTGCAAAATAGCTATCAAAATTATAAGGATGTTCCCACTCTTATTGCCAAGTACCAGGAGTTGAATTCGAATAAGAACCTTCAGATTTACCTTATGGCGCCGACGGGAGATTTTGTTACCCTCTGTAGAAAGGTGGTGCTGAGCTTTTTCCCAAAAGCCAGGGTGAAAATTACCAATATTGCGGTCAATAAAAACGAATGGGCCGATATCCTGGCCGAGGTGGATACCCCTAAGTGGGCCGATGTGGTGATGTTCCGGTTTATCCGAAACCAGGGGGTGGTAGGGGAACTTACCGTCCGGGATTTCCATGCCCATCTTAAGGAAGTGAAGGCCGGAAAGGGCTACTGCCTTTCGGCGGGAACCTTTTCGGATGAGGCAAAAAAATTTGTAGAAGCTCGGCTCATCGATCTGTATGAAAAAAACCAGCTGAGTAAGATCCTGGAATCGGTAGATGCCAGTGTTTCGGCAATTCCCCTTTAA
- a CDS encoding DNA translocase FtsK, with protein sequence MAPQQASYRGRKREITVASIFIALALLLSVALVAAQYSLPFFLSFVGSFFLEAYGILAFAIPLYILGGALLLLTRKYRPDRYFLLFWSMVPFFTLAFTLYLWRNTKEEALSFSFLKEFPPELLLGIGGVLTFLESMVILQARDLLYPQRKEKNTPVFKDRRPLQEKRLLSGPREQDRDRPSWVDQKNTAIPFSLPEPKPLASLRRFEELEEIQKACSSRGQADQHNKKRIAPLETEAGRPKEPPDENRSWVEQAPPAEPRKVASSPFKTQEYEEPQNLEELPIEEGDRSSISDNLEVPQGTPSEEGPNKEEAGASQRPQSPAVFSDSTPPGEKTFAIDEDLRKALAAAEKEAARKSQGITRDGANDRPEAPTLLSATGTADTFSSSEGRPASGSAASGERQPANSLHGGGVSPAGGKQPYHVPIEGLLTAYPDGQYWIIDQATRDAAVILKETLKEFNIQAEVTGIRKGPVITMFEILPAPGVKLSKIVNLQDNIALRLAASSVRIVAPIPGKHAVGIEVPNRKRNIVSFREMIEGELQRRDKKMEIPVVLGKDITGEAITIDLVQTPHLLIAGATGSGKSVCVNSMILSILYQRSPAEVRLLLIDPKIVELKLYNDIPHLLTPVITEPKRAFQALQYCIYEMERRYALLDSMQVRDIRSYNRKIREKNIATERLPYIVVVIDEFADLMVTTGKELESTVARLAAMSRAVGIHLVLATQRPSIDVITGLIKANIPTRIAFMVASKMDSRIIIDMVGAEKLLGKGDMLYAGAVDPFPIRIQGAYVSEEEVERVVEYVKQWGPPEYIDDEIFYDEEEEDQDATLFSSGEDPLYEKALEIVYQQGKASASYIQRRLKIGYNRAARLVEMMEEQGIVGPAQGSKPRELIRRQ encoded by the coding sequence GTGGCACCTCAGCAAGCTTCCTACCGGGGACGCAAAAGAGAAATTACGGTGGCGAGTATTTTTATAGCCCTAGCTCTTTTGCTCTCAGTGGCTCTTGTGGCAGCCCAGTATTCTCTGCCGTTTTTCCTTTCCTTCGTAGGTAGTTTTTTCCTCGAAGCGTACGGAATTTTGGCCTTTGCCATTCCGCTGTACATCCTGGGTGGAGCCCTCTTGCTCCTTACCCGAAAATATCGTCCCGACCGATATTTCCTTCTCTTTTGGAGTATGGTTCCCTTCTTTACCCTCGCCTTTACCCTCTACCTCTGGCGGAATACAAAAGAAGAAGCCCTTTCATTCAGCTTTCTTAAGGAATTTCCGCCAGAACTGCTCCTTGGCATTGGGGGAGTGCTCACATTTCTCGAAAGTATGGTGATTCTCCAGGCCCGGGATCTTCTGTATCCTCAAAGGAAAGAAAAAAACACCCCTGTTTTTAAAGATCGCCGCCCTTTGCAAGAAAAAAGGCTGCTCAGCGGGCCAAGGGAACAGGACAGAGACAGACCATCGTGGGTAGACCAAAAGAATACAGCTATCCCATTTTCGCTCCCCGAACCCAAACCACTTGCAAGCTTGCGTCGATTTGAGGAATTAGAAGAAATACAGAAAGCATGTTCTTCGAGGGGGCAAGCGGATCAGCACAATAAAAAACGAATAGCTCCTCTCGAAACAGAAGCTGGTCGCCCTAAGGAACCACCTGATGAGAACCGTTCTTGGGTTGAGCAAGCACCCCCAGCTGAACCAAGGAAGGTTGCATCTTCCCCTTTCAAAACGCAGGAATATGAGGAACCTCAAAACCTGGAGGAACTTCCGATAGAAGAAGGGGACCGGTCATCAATTTCTGATAATCTAGAAGTTCCACAGGGGACCCCTAGCGAAGAAGGGCCAAACAAAGAAGAAGCAGGAGCGTCCCAACGGCCCCAATCCCCGGCCGTTTTTTCTGATAGTACCCCCCCAGGGGAAAAAACCTTTGCCATCGATGAGGATCTCCGCAAAGCCCTGGCGGCAGCAGAGAAGGAAGCCGCTCGCAAAAGCCAGGGAATCACAAGAGATGGAGCCAACGATCGCCCAGAGGCCCCCACCCTCCTTTCCGCTACTGGAACCGCCGATACTTTTTCTTCCTCTGAGGGAAGACCGGCTTCCGGTTCTGCTGCTTCGGGGGAGAGGCAGCCTGCTAATTCCCTGCACGGCGGGGGAGTTTCCCCCGCGGGGGGTAAGCAGCCCTATCATGTACCCATTGAGGGGTTGCTTACGGCCTACCCCGATGGTCAATACTGGATTATCGATCAGGCCACCCGGGATGCGGCGGTGATTCTTAAAGAAACCCTGAAAGAGTTCAACATTCAGGCGGAGGTTACGGGGATCCGTAAAGGGCCGGTTATCACCATGTTTGAGATACTTCCTGCGCCGGGGGTAAAGCTTTCTAAAATCGTGAACCTTCAGGACAACATCGCCCTCCGTCTTGCGGCAAGCTCAGTCCGTATTGTGGCCCCCATTCCCGGCAAGCACGCGGTTGGCATAGAAGTTCCCAATCGGAAACGCAACATCGTGTCCTTCCGGGAAATGATCGAAGGTGAGCTGCAGCGGCGGGACAAAAAGATGGAGATTCCCGTGGTTCTCGGTAAGGATATTACCGGCGAGGCCATCACCATCGACCTGGTCCAGACCCCCCACCTTTTGATCGCCGGGGCCACCGGTTCAGGAAAGTCGGTCTGCGTCAATTCCATGATCCTTTCTATTTTGTATCAACGGTCCCCTGCGGAAGTCCGACTCCTTCTCATCGACCCCAAAATCGTGGAACTTAAACTGTATAATGATATTCCCCATCTGCTCACCCCCGTGATTACCGAGCCCAAACGGGCCTTCCAGGCGTTACAGTACTGCATTTATGAAATGGAGCGACGCTATGCCCTCCTAGATTCCATGCAGGTTCGGGATATCCGCAGTTACAATCGAAAAATAAGAGAAAAGAACATTGCCACCGAGCGGCTCCCCTATATTGTGGTGGTTATCGATGAGTTTGCGGACCTCATGGTTACCACCGGCAAGGAGCTTGAATCCACCGTGGCCCGCCTGGCCGCCATGAGCCGGGCCGTGGGCATCCACCTGGTTCTGGCCACCCAGCGTCCCTCTATCGACGTAATTACCGGTCTCATCAAGGCCAACATTCCCACCCGGATTGCCTTCATGGTGGCTAGCAAGATGGATAGCCGCATCATCATCGACATGGTGGGGGCAGAAAAACTCCTAGGCAAGGGAGACATGCTCTATGCGGGGGCAGTAGACCCCTTCCCTATTCGTATTCAGGGGGCCTACGTCTCTGAAGAAGAGGTAGAACGGGTGGTGGAGTATGTAAAACAATGGGGACCGCCGGAATACATCGATGACGAAATCTTTTACGATGAGGAAGAAGAGGACCAGGATGCCACCCTTTTTTCGTCCGGCGAAGATCCTCTGTACGAAAAGGCCCTGGAAATTGTGTACCAGCAAGGGAAGGCCAGCGCAAGCTACATTCAGCGGCGTCTTAAAATAGGCTACAACCGGGCAGCCCGCCTTGTGGAAATGATGGAAGAACAGGGTATCGTGGGACCCGCCCAGGGCTCTAAACCCCGGGAACTTATCCGCCGACAATAG
- a CDS encoding FeoA family protein translates to MFLSDAPPGASFRVIRVLLGKEVGKRLADMGFTEGAEGAVIRSGFMRGPLQVRIRGYDVLIRRCEAAGVEVEPIGDWSAAEDAHRLFAGFGPFGRRVGGPHGRRRRWEHGGRRHPETFCEDDEGEKSK, encoded by the coding sequence ATGTTTTTATCCGATGCCCCACCGGGTGCATCTTTTCGGGTGATTCGGGTGTTGCTGGGAAAGGAGGTTGGCAAGCGGCTTGCCGACATGGGATTCACCGAAGGTGCCGAGGGAGCGGTTATTCGATCTGGTTTTATGCGAGGCCCCTTACAGGTACGTATCCGGGGCTACGATGTGCTGATTCGCCGCTGTGAGGCTGCGGGTGTCGAGGTAGAACCCATAGGGGACTGGAGCGCTGCCGAAGATGCCCATCGGCTTTTTGCTGGGTTTGGGCCTTTTGGAAGACGAGTCGGAGGGCCTCATGGCAGAAGACGTCGTTGGGAACATGGGGGAAGACGACATCCTGAAACCTTTTGCGAAGATGATGAGGGAGAAAAGAGTAAATGA
- a CDS encoding LysM peptidoglycan-binding domain-containing protein, producing the protein MAASIGIKIANGEFYPILEEGTISKKRLILTTVHDNQKSVQIDLYKSESRTMADAEYIGSLVIENIEPRPKGEPSIEMIISSQEGDELVAEARDLDAPPGSERHHLSVSLKALNEQETYEFPDFELDQESPSSSGLYARAQRYAEEKQEEETFEPAPVTGAGKRFPWLAVLLGILVVLILGLVLVLAIKRGNQPAGTTPITQKVQEEGEGASEAPAAPMVITEPAPTPPPAETAKESGTSESTAPKKEETLPSESQTKSTMPTETVRKRPPAPVSRYRVPTTIPKEGVLYTIRWGDTLWDIAEAFYRNPWLYPRIARFNKIKNPDHIISGTTIRIPPK; encoded by the coding sequence ATGGCGGCCAGTATAGGAATCAAAATAGCAAATGGGGAGTTTTACCCCATCCTTGAGGAAGGTACTATCTCCAAAAAGCGGCTCATCCTTACCACCGTGCATGACAACCAAAAAAGTGTGCAGATCGACCTGTACAAGAGTGAATCCCGGACCATGGCAGATGCGGAATACATCGGCTCCCTGGTAATCGAAAACATCGAACCGCGCCCCAAAGGGGAACCCTCGATAGAGATGATTATTTCTTCCCAAGAAGGGGATGAACTCGTGGCAGAAGCCAGGGACCTTGATGCCCCGCCCGGTTCAGAGCGGCATCACCTTTCGGTATCCCTTAAAGCGTTAAATGAACAGGAAACCTATGAGTTCCCTGACTTTGAATTGGACCAGGAAAGCCCCTCATCATCAGGCCTCTACGCCCGGGCACAACGGTATGCGGAAGAAAAACAGGAGGAAGAAACTTTCGAACCAGCGCCGGTAACAGGGGCGGGGAAAAGGTTCCCCTGGTTAGCGGTTTTGTTAGGTATTCTGGTTGTTCTTATACTAGGATTAGTCCTGGTACTTGCAATAAAAAGGGGAAACCAACCTGCAGGAACTACTCCCATCACGCAGAAGGTCCAGGAAGAAGGGGAAGGCGCATCAGAAGCCCCAGCGGCGCCGATGGTTATCACCGAACCAGCCCCAACTCCCCCGCCAGCGGAAACCGCAAAAGAAAGTGGAACTTCAGAAAGTACTGCGCCTAAAAAGGAAGAGACCCTTCCATCGGAGAGCCAGACCAAGAGTACAATGCCCACAGAAACTGTCCGCAAACGCCCCCCTGCGCCGGTTTCCCGGTACCGGGTACCGACCACTATTCCAAAAGAGGGCGTTTTATATACAATACGATGGGGAGATACCCTTTGGGACATAGCGGAGGCGTTTTATCGGAATCCATGGCTGTATCCGCGCATTGCGCGATTCAATAAAATCAAGAATCCCGATCATATCATCTCGGGGACCACTATTCGGATTCCTCCTAAATAA